A single region of the Branchiostoma lanceolatum isolate klBraLanc5 chromosome 1, klBraLanc5.hap2, whole genome shotgun sequence genome encodes:
- the LOC136438791 gene encoding surfactant protein C-like — MTSSVEKKDLPHTDLSTMASSDEKKDLPPPSYTERPPGGVFPEEIAKIKQETRAGDKLRRKKIVIGVVCAVLGVLLVVGLVKLGVHLSKDPIVKRNLKFRDGNKLFWETVETDEDEGTDTFYTESDNGAAAVMYDHNKDLKAYKFTGRDICYIVPEDEGEDEKAKEAARELGNKEEESTQASKNGGRRKMSLDESRTDAPELSEAMGLFCGDLEPRWATIELPDDDDATGGIVLIAPDPDSSGGASAETRSRVRRGWLWGRRRTNRRWHVSPTWNPWGFRVTWYF, encoded by the exons ATGACGTCTTCCGTCGAGAAGAAAGACCTGCCCCACACTGATCTGTCGACGATGGCGTCCAGTGACGAGAAGAAGGACCTGCCGCCTCCGTCTTACACCGAGCGGCCGCCTGGAGGAGTGTTCCCGGAGGAGATCGCTAAGATCAAG CAGGAGACCCGAGCAGGGGACAAGCTGCGGCGGAAGAAGATCGTGATCGGTGTGGTCTGTGCTGTGCTGGGGGTGCTGCTTGTCGTGGGCCTGGTCAAACTGGGCGTTCATCTTTCCAAGGACCCAATCGTCAAG CGAAACCTGAAGTTCCGGGATGGGAACAAGTTGTTCTGGGAGACCGTCGAGACCGACGAGGACGAGGGTACCGACACGTTCTACACCGAGAGCGACAACGGTGCAGCGGCGGTCATGTACGACCACAACAAG GATCTGAAGGCTTACAAGTTCACTGGGCGAGACATCTGCTACATCGTGCCCGAAGACGAAGGAGAGGACGAGAAAGCGAAAGAAGCTGCGAGGGAGCTGGGGAACAAAGAG GAGGAGTCAACCCAAGCCTCCAAGAACGGCGGCCGCAGGAAGATGTCCCTGGACGAGTCCCGTACCGACGCCCCTGAGCTGAGTGAAGCGATGGGGCTCTTCTGCGGAGACCTGGAGCCCCGCTGGGCCACCATCGAGCTGCCGGACGACGACGATGCAACTGGCGGCATCGTGCTGATTGCTCCCGATCCCG ATTCGTCAGGTGGCGCCTCTGCTGAGACGAGGAGTCGCGTGAGACGGGGGTGGCTTTGGGGACGCCGTCGCACCAACAGGCGCTGGCATGTTTCACCTACCTGGAACCCGTGGGGCTTTAGAGTCACCTGGTACTTCTAA